TTCCTCACCCTGCCGATGACCCCGGGCTGGGACGCAGCCGGCACAGTCGAGGAAATCGGCAGCGCGGTAACCGGCTTTCAGAAAGGCGACGCCGTGTACGGGCAACCCAATTTCCCCGGCGACGGCAGCTACGCGGAGTATTGCGCTGCCAAAGCCAGCCAGTTTGCCCCCAAGCCCCGGAACATGCGCTTCACCGAAGCGGCTGGGGTGCCGCTGGCGGGCCTCACGGCCTGGACGGCCCTCTTCGAGCACGGGAAGCTGCGGCCCGGCCAGCGCGTGCTCATCCAAGGCGCTTCGGGGGGCGTGGGCAGCTTCGCCGTGCAGTTTGCCAAAGCCAAAGGGGCCTACGTGATTGGCCTCGCGTCGGCCGGCAACCTGGAGTACCTCAAGCAGTTGGGGGCCGACGAAGTGCTTGACTACCGCAGCCAGCGGTTTGAAGAGCTGGTGCACGACGTGGACGTGGTGCTGGAGGCCTCGCCCCAGCGCGACAACGCCGAGCGCCTGAAAGCGGTGACCGTATTGAAGGA
This genomic stretch from Hymenobacter sp. PAMC 26628 harbors:
- a CDS encoding NADP-dependent oxidoreductase; this translates as MKAIRIHAFGGPEVLQLEDVARPVPAADEILIKLYASGVNPVDWVVREGGNEALRSFLTLPMTPGWDAAGTVEEIGSAVTGFQKGDAVYGQPNFPGDGSYAEYCAAKASQFAPKPRNMRFTEAAGVPLAGLTAWTALFEHGKLRPGQRVLIQGASGGVGSFAVQFAKAKGAYVIGLASAGNLEYLKQLGADEVLDYRSQRFEELVHDVDVVLEASPQRDNAERLKAVTVLKEGGVLVSVNLDFPFNEEVLAALARKRATGELSANQPRQDWLAEITQLIEAGQVTVFVSQVFPLEQVAAAHRESATWHVRGKLILEIRKEDEPA